The following coding sequences are from one Microtus pennsylvanicus isolate mMicPen1 chromosome 1, mMicPen1.hap1, whole genome shotgun sequence window:
- the LOC142836470 gene encoding proto-oncogene Mas: MDPSNMTSLAEEKAMNISSRNASLGSTHPPIPIVHWVIMSISPLGFVENGILLWFLCFRMRRNPFTVYITHLSIADISLLFCIFILSIDYALDYELSSGHYYTIVTLSVTFLFGYNTGLYLLTAISVERCLSVLYPIWYRCHRPKHQSAFVCALLWALSCLVTTMEYVMCIDSEEESHSRSDCRAVIIFIAVLSFLVFTPLMLVSSTILVVKIRKNTWASHSSKLYIVIMITIIIFLIFAMPMRVLYLLYYEYWSAFGNLHNISLLFSTINSSANPFIYFFVGSSKKKRFRESLKVVLTRAFKDEMQPRRQEGNGNTISIETVV; this comes from the coding sequence ATGGACCCATCAAATATGACATCCCTTGCTGAGGAGAAAGCCATGAACATCTCCAGCAGGAACGCCTCCCTGGGGAGCACACACCCTCCCATTCCCATAGTGCACTGGGTCATCATGAGCATCTCCCCTCTGGGCTTTGTGGAGAACGGCATCCTcctctggttcctctgcttccgGATGAGGAGGAATCCCTTCACGGTCTATATCACCCACTTGTCCATTGCGGACATCTCGCTCCTCTTCTGTATTTTCATCCTGTCCATTGACTATGCGCTGGACTACGAGCTCTCTTCTGGTCACTACTACACAATTGTCACATTGTCGGTGACGTTTCTGTTTGGCTACAACACGGGCCTCTACCTGCTGACGGCCATCAGTGTGGAAAGATGCCTATCGGTCCTCTACCCCATTTGGTACAGATGCCACCGCCCCAAGCACCAGTCGGCATTCGTCTGTGCCCTCCTGTGGGCACTTTCGTGCTTGGTGACCACCATGGAGTACGTCATGTGCATCGACAGCGAGGAAGAGAGTCACTCTCGGAGTGACTGCCGGGCGGTCATTATCTTTATCGCCGTCCTCAGCTTCTTGGTCTTCACCCCGCTCATGCTGGTGTCCAGCACCATCTTGGTGGTGAAGATACGGAAGAACACATGGGCCTCCCACTCTTCCAAACTGTACATCGTCATCAtgatcaccatcatcatcttcctTATCTTCGCCATGCCCATGCGAGTGCTCTACCTGCTGTACTACGAGTACTGGTCAGCCTTCGGGAACCTGCACAACATCTCCCTGCTCTTCTCCACCATCAACAGCAGCGCCAACCCCTTCATCTACTTTTTTGTGGGCAGCAGCAAGAAGAAGCGCTTCAGGGAGTCCTTAAAGGTGGTTCTGACCAGGGCTTTCAAAGACGAAATGCAGCCCAGACGCCAGGAGGGCAATGGCAATACCATCTCCATCGAGACTGTGGTCTGA